One window of Gloeothece citriformis PCC 7424 genomic DNA carries:
- a CDS encoding prohibitin family protein translates to MSRQTVQSWQSLIGGIILALIVLIAFNAFVIINPGQAGVISILGKARDGALLEGLHFKPPLVSKVDIYDVTVQKFEVPAQSSTKDLQDLSASFAINFRLDPLQVVDIRRTQGTLQNIVSKIIAPQTQESFKIAAARRTVEEAITQRTLLKEDFDNALSSRLEKYGILVLDTSVVDLTFSPEFARAVEEKQIAEQRAQRAVYIAREAEQEALADINRAKGKAEAQRLLAETLKAEGGGLVLQKEAIEAWRTGGSQMPNVLVIGDSSKNSVPFLFNLGSLE, encoded by the coding sequence ATGAGTCGTCAAACTGTTCAAAGTTGGCAATCCCTTATAGGAGGAATTATTCTTGCGTTAATTGTCTTGATCGCTTTTAATGCCTTTGTGATCATTAATCCAGGGCAAGCTGGAGTGATCAGTATTTTAGGAAAAGCTAGAGATGGCGCATTATTAGAGGGGCTGCATTTTAAGCCGCCCTTGGTTTCCAAAGTTGATATCTATGATGTAACTGTACAAAAATTTGAAGTTCCTGCCCAAAGTTCCACGAAAGATTTACAAGATTTGTCCGCTAGTTTTGCGATTAATTTTCGTCTTGATCCCCTTCAAGTAGTAGATATTCGTCGCACTCAAGGCACGTTACAAAACATTGTCTCTAAAATTATTGCGCCTCAAACTCAAGAATCTTTTAAAATAGCCGCCGCCAGAAGAACAGTCGAAGAAGCTATCACTCAACGGACTTTATTAAAAGAAGATTTTGATAATGCTTTATCTTCTCGATTAGAAAAATATGGGATTTTGGTTTTAGATACCAGTGTGGTTGATCTCACCTTTTCCCCTGAATTTGCTAGAGCAGTAGAAGAAAAACAAATTGCTGAACAACGGGCACAACGGGCTGTTTATATTGCTAGAGAAGCAGAACAAGAAGCGTTAGCTGATATTAACCGGGCTAAAGGTAAAGCAGAAGCTCAACGCCTCTTAGCAGAAACCCTCAAAGCCGAAGGAGGAGGATTAGTGTTGCAAAAAGAAGCGATTGAAGCTTGGCGTACTGGTGGCTCTCAAATGCCTAATGTTCTGGTTATTGGGGATAGTTCTAAAAATAGCGTCCCATTTTTATTTAACTTAGGTTCATTAGAATAA
- the gmd gene encoding GDP-mannose 4,6-dehydratase: protein MNERKRALITGITGQDGSYLSELLLEKGYEVHGIIRRTSTFNTDRIDHLYVDPHNTEARLFLHYGDLTDGTTLRRILEQVQPIEIYNLGAQSHVRVSFDSPEYTVDSVGMGTLRILEAIRDYQHRTGIKVRFYQAGSSEMFGKVQEIPQKETTPFYPRSPYACAKVYAYWQTLNYRESYEIFACNGILFNHESPRRGETFVTRKITRAIARIVAEQQKKLYLGNLDAQRDWGYAKDYVQAMWLMLQQDEPDDYVVATGETHSVKEFLEIAFKVVNLDWQKYVEFDQRYLRPAEVDLLIGDPTKAKKKLGWQPSVTFEQLVHLMVEADLAALGISMSNGKPSQEFLQDTAYIRHEARVTVD, encoded by the coding sequence ATGAATGAACGCAAGCGAGCCTTAATTACTGGTATTACTGGACAAGATGGATCATACTTAAGTGAATTATTATTGGAAAAAGGCTATGAAGTTCACGGGATTATCCGTCGTACTTCGACATTTAACACCGATCGCATTGACCATCTTTATGTCGATCCTCATAATACAGAAGCCCGATTATTTCTGCATTATGGAGATTTAACCGATGGAACGACTCTACGTCGAATTTTAGAGCAAGTTCAACCCATTGAAATTTATAATTTAGGCGCGCAATCTCACGTCCGGGTTAGTTTTGACTCCCCAGAATACACGGTGGACTCAGTAGGTATGGGAACTTTAAGAATATTAGAAGCGATTCGAGATTATCAACATCGCACAGGGATTAAAGTCCGTTTTTATCAAGCGGGTTCATCGGAGATGTTTGGCAAAGTCCAAGAAATTCCGCAAAAGGAAACCACCCCTTTTTATCCCCGTAGTCCCTATGCCTGTGCTAAAGTTTATGCTTACTGGCAAACGCTCAATTATCGGGAATCTTATGAAATATTTGCCTGTAACGGCATTTTATTTAATCATGAATCGCCAAGACGAGGCGAAACCTTTGTTACCCGTAAAATTACCAGAGCGATCGCCCGTATCGTTGCCGAACAACAGAAAAAACTGTATTTAGGAAATTTAGACGCTCAACGGGACTGGGGCTATGCTAAAGACTATGTACAAGCCATGTGGCTAATGTTACAGCAAGATGAACCCGATGATTATGTGGTTGCTACAGGTGAAACTCATTCAGTTAAGGAATTTCTAGAGATTGCCTTTAAAGTGGTTAATCTGGATTGGCAAAAGTATGTAGAATTCGATCAGCGCTATTTACGTCCGGCTGAAGTGGATTTGCTGATTGGAGATCCGACTAAAGCGAAAAAGAAACTGGGGTGGCAACCTTCAGTCACCTTTGAACAGTTAGTTCATTTGATGGTAGAAGCGGACTTAGCTGCTTTAGGGATATCGATGTCTAATGGCAAACCATCTCAAGAATTTTTACAAGATACGGCTTATATTCGTCATGAGGCAAGAGTCACTGTAGATTAG
- a CDS encoding GDP-L-fucose synthase family protein: MINLRDKQILVTGGAGFLGRQVVQQLLIAGARKDNITIPRSQNCDLRVLENCQKAVFGQDIVIHLAAHVGGIGLNREKPAELFYDNLMMGTQLIQAAYQAGVEKFVCLGTICAYPKFTPVPFKEAELWNGYPEETNAPYGIAKKVLLVQLQSYRQQYGFNGIYLLPVNLYGPEDNFDPRSSHVIPALICKVYEAQQKGETKIPVWGDGSATREFLYSTDAARAIVMATQFYDEPEPVNLGTNFEVSIRELVEMICEVMEFKGEIIWETDKPNGQPRRCLDTTLAQEKFGFVAQMEFKQGLKNTVDWYRQQAR; the protein is encoded by the coding sequence ATGATCAATCTCAGAGACAAACAAATTTTAGTGACAGGGGGGGCTGGATTTTTAGGACGGCAAGTAGTACAACAACTGCTCATTGCAGGAGCGAGGAAAGATAACATTACTATCCCTCGTTCCCAAAATTGTGATCTACGAGTTCTAGAAAATTGTCAAAAGGCAGTTTTTGGGCAAGATATCGTCATTCATTTAGCCGCTCATGTGGGAGGGATTGGACTCAATCGAGAAAAACCCGCCGAACTCTTTTACGATAACCTGATGATGGGAACGCAATTAATTCAGGCGGCTTATCAAGCAGGAGTTGAAAAATTTGTTTGTTTGGGGACGATTTGCGCTTATCCTAAATTTACTCCAGTTCCCTTTAAAGAGGCAGAGCTTTGGAATGGTTATCCCGAAGAAACTAATGCCCCCTATGGGATTGCAAAAAAAGTTCTGTTAGTTCAACTTCAGTCTTACCGTCAACAATATGGATTTAATGGAATTTATCTTCTGCCGGTGAATTTATATGGCCCTGAAGATAATTTTGACCCCCGGAGTTCTCATGTTATCCCGGCGTTAATTTGTAAAGTTTACGAAGCACAACAAAAAGGAGAAACTAAAATTCCGGTTTGGGGTGACGGGAGTGCTACTCGTGAGTTTCTCTATTCTACTGATGCGGCCAGAGCTATTGTGATGGCAACTCAGTTTTATGATGAACCTGAACCCGTTAATTTAGGGACTAATTTTGAAGTTTCTATTCGAGAGTTGGTCGAGATGATTTGTGAGGTTATGGAGTTTAAAGGTGAAATTATTTGGGAAACCGATAAACCCAATGGTCAACCTCGCCGTTGTCTCGATACTACTTTGGCTCAGGAAAAATTTGGCTTTGTTGCTCAAATGGAGTTTAAACAAGGATTAAAAAATACGGTTGACTGGTATCGCCAGCAAGCGAGATAA